The following proteins come from a genomic window of Corallococcus sp. NCRR:
- the ftsH gene encoding ATP-dependent zinc metalloprotease FtsH, whose product MRSTYKTIGLWVILIVLFVAFYNFFSQGNEQVQEPTFTQLLTKVEEKKVRAVSVKGNTYSGTFSDSNDKFRTTGPAPDVAVLNQLRASGVDVKYEREEQNSLWLTILGQWMPVVFLFLFFIFFMRQLQGGSGKAMTFGKSKAKLLSESHNKVTFADVAGVDECKEELEEIVAFLKDPKKFTKLGGRIPKGVLMMGPPGTGKTLLARAVAGEAGVPFFSISGSDFVEMFVGVGASRVRDLFEQGKKNAPCIIFIDEIDAVGRHRGAGLGGGHDEREQTLNQLLVEMDGFESNDGVILIAATNRPDVLDPALQRPGRFDRRIIVPRPDLKGRLGVLKVHTRRVPLAPEVELEVIARGTPGMTGADLENLVNESALMAARQNKERVDLADFEQAKDKVFMGPERRSMIMTDKEKRNTAVHEAGHALLAKLLPGCDPLHKVTIIPRGQALGVTWSLPTEDKVNGYRKQILDQITMAMGGRIAEELMFNEMSSGAANDIERATETARAMVCRWGMSEKMGPLAFGKSDGEVFLGRDFNSSKDYSEDTARQIDSEVRSIVVGCYTLGKQLLTDKLDVLQRVSDALVEYETLDAEDVNIILQGGQLTRERPAPRVSSSPKPTEKKDKRKILDALEGLPNMEPKKA is encoded by the coding sequence GTGCGTTCGACCTACAAGACCATCGGGCTCTGGGTCATCCTGATCGTCCTCTTCGTCGCCTTCTACAATTTCTTCTCGCAAGGCAACGAGCAGGTGCAGGAACCGACCTTCACCCAGCTTCTGACCAAGGTGGAGGAGAAGAAGGTCCGTGCCGTCTCCGTCAAGGGCAACACCTACTCCGGCACGTTCAGCGACTCGAACGACAAGTTCCGGACGACGGGGCCCGCGCCGGACGTGGCCGTGCTCAACCAGCTCCGCGCCTCGGGCGTGGACGTGAAGTACGAGCGCGAGGAGCAGAACAGCCTCTGGCTCACCATCCTCGGGCAGTGGATGCCCGTCGTCTTCCTGTTCCTGTTCTTCATCTTCTTCATGCGCCAGCTCCAGGGCGGCAGCGGCAAGGCGATGACGTTCGGGAAGTCGAAGGCGAAGCTCCTCAGCGAGAGCCACAACAAGGTCACGTTCGCGGACGTGGCCGGCGTGGACGAGTGCAAGGAGGAGCTGGAGGAGATCGTCGCCTTCCTCAAGGACCCCAAGAAGTTCACCAAGCTGGGCGGCCGCATCCCCAAGGGCGTCCTGATGATGGGGCCTCCGGGCACGGGCAAGACGCTGCTCGCCCGCGCGGTGGCCGGTGAAGCAGGCGTCCCGTTCTTCTCCATCTCCGGCTCGGACTTCGTGGAGATGTTCGTGGGCGTCGGCGCCAGCCGCGTGCGCGACCTGTTCGAGCAGGGCAAGAAGAACGCCCCCTGCATCATCTTCATCGACGAGATCGACGCCGTGGGCCGCCACCGTGGCGCGGGCCTGGGCGGCGGTCACGACGAGCGTGAGCAGACGCTCAACCAGCTGCTGGTGGAGATGGACGGCTTCGAGTCCAACGACGGCGTCATCCTCATCGCCGCCACCAACCGTCCGGACGTGTTGGATCCGGCGCTCCAGCGCCCGGGCCGCTTCGACCGCCGCATCATCGTTCCCCGTCCGGACCTCAAGGGCCGCCTGGGCGTGCTGAAGGTGCACACCCGCCGCGTGCCGCTGGCCCCGGAGGTGGAGCTGGAGGTCATCGCCCGCGGGACGCCCGGCATGACGGGCGCGGACCTGGAGAACCTGGTCAACGAGTCGGCCCTGATGGCCGCGCGCCAGAACAAGGAGCGCGTGGACCTGGCGGACTTCGAGCAGGCGAAGGACAAGGTCTTCATGGGCCCGGAGCGCCGGTCCATGATCATGACCGACAAGGAGAAGCGGAACACGGCCGTCCACGAGGCCGGCCACGCGCTCCTCGCCAAGCTGCTGCCCGGCTGCGACCCGCTGCACAAGGTCACCATCATCCCGCGCGGTCAGGCCCTGGGCGTCACCTGGAGCCTGCCCACCGAGGACAAGGTGAACGGCTACCGCAAGCAGATCCTCGACCAGATCACCATGGCCATGGGTGGCCGCATCGCCGAAGAGCTCATGTTCAACGAGATGAGCAGCGGCGCGGCGAATGACATCGAGCGTGCGACGGAGACGGCGCGCGCCATGGTGTGCCGCTGGGGCATGAGCGAGAAGATGGGCCCGCTGGCGTTCGGCAAGAGCGACGGTGAGGTCTTTCTGGGCCGCGACTTCAACTCGTCCAAGGACTACTCCGAGGACACCGCGCGGCAGATCGACTCGGAGGTCCGCAGCATCGTGGTGGGCTGCTACACCCTGGGCAAGCAGCTGCTGACGGACAAGCTGGACGTGCTCCAGCGCGTGTCCGACGCCCTGGTGGAGTACGAGACGCTCGACGCCGAGGACGTGAACATCATCCTCCAGGGTGGCCAGCTCACCCGTGAGCGCCCGGCGCCGCGCGTGAGCTCCTCGCCGAAGCCGACGGAGAAGAAGGACAAGCGGAAGATCCTCGACGCGCTCGAGGGCCTGCCCAACATGGAGCCGAAGAAGGCGTAA
- a CDS encoding CBM96 family carbohydrate-binding protein: protein MQFQGTAGLKKAPSGDDTTMRNGWKRGAQGAAALAMLAVLPRCGGATGEEGGVQEGALKAVEQTALPASCQPQTYLDSRTLVAVQDGAVRSDYPELPMSSLSTLYVDAAPTRYQSYLRFNLEGEGGALIQARLRLYAKQGTDTGLSFHPVTGGVREDDLVWNTRPVEGPAIATASSVASDTWLMVDVKDAARSRSLLEVGVLPMGDDGAEFSSREASNASRRPRLDTIYRYDWCTYRGAGTPGQAWTKTLGGTARERARALVNLPDGTGFVLGGDYDGGPAKAGGAALPGPSGFLVARFDTAAQHQWSRAYGVGEKVVLQAMTVTPLGNVLVVGSYEGSPDLGTGPLESVETNLGAQGVFVLKLSPTGTPVWAHGFRAEKRPGREEGRIYPSIAVPTAVATDANGSVIVAGHFEGYVDLGGGELYAGRMSESTDDQTQSLFLVKYDYNGGHQWSQAFETVDEWSSASALATDAAGNIVMGGRGNNAVLAGPGAMAGAAFVARFTPNGAPVWRYGFKGNVGRINGVAPLPDGGAAFAGDFNGEFTFQGQTYTSGDPLHEYWADDGMFGTLTASGGEGWVRVLANPGSGDTGEQVAVDGAGNLVVNGIVASPTPDLGGGELGTVGLPRAYPPRFLASFSPTGAHRWSRMLGPQVSNAFMAVLPDGGVRLAFTFEGSTPVGATTFYSSGLTDMGLIQFNP, encoded by the coding sequence ATGCAGTTTCAAGGGACCGCGGGGCTCAAGAAGGCCCCGTCGGGGGACGACACGACGATGCGGAACGGATGGAAGCGGGGCGCGCAGGGGGCGGCGGCGCTGGCGATGCTGGCGGTGTTGCCACGGTGCGGCGGAGCGACAGGGGAAGAGGGCGGGGTCCAGGAGGGGGCGCTGAAGGCGGTGGAGCAGACGGCGCTGCCCGCCTCATGCCAGCCCCAGACGTATCTGGACTCACGGACGCTGGTGGCGGTGCAGGACGGCGCGGTGCGGAGTGACTACCCGGAGCTGCCCATGAGCAGCCTGTCCACGCTGTACGTGGACGCGGCGCCCACGCGCTACCAGTCGTATCTGCGCTTCAACCTGGAGGGGGAGGGCGGAGCGCTCATCCAGGCGCGGCTGCGGCTGTACGCGAAGCAGGGCACCGACACGGGGCTGTCCTTCCATCCGGTGACGGGCGGCGTGCGCGAGGACGACCTCGTCTGGAACACCCGGCCGGTGGAGGGCCCCGCCATCGCCACCGCGTCGTCTGTCGCCAGCGACACGTGGCTGATGGTGGACGTGAAGGACGCCGCGCGGTCGCGCTCGCTCCTGGAGGTGGGCGTCCTGCCCATGGGCGACGACGGAGCGGAGTTCTCCTCGCGCGAGGCGTCCAACGCTTCGCGGCGGCCGCGACTGGACACGATCTACCGCTACGACTGGTGCACCTACCGGGGCGCGGGCACGCCCGGACAGGCCTGGACGAAGACGCTGGGCGGCACGGCGCGGGAGCGCGCACGGGCGCTGGTGAACCTGCCGGATGGGACGGGCTTCGTGCTGGGCGGCGATTATGACGGCGGCCCGGCGAAGGCGGGCGGCGCGGCGCTGCCGGGGCCCTCGGGCTTCCTGGTGGCGCGCTTCGACACGGCGGCCCAGCACCAGTGGTCGCGCGCGTATGGCGTGGGAGAGAAGGTGGTGCTGCAGGCGATGACGGTGACGCCGCTGGGCAACGTGCTGGTGGTGGGCTCCTACGAGGGCAGCCCGGACCTGGGCACGGGCCCGCTGGAGTCCGTGGAGACCAACCTGGGGGCGCAGGGGGTGTTCGTGCTGAAGCTGTCCCCCACGGGCACCCCCGTCTGGGCGCACGGCTTCCGGGCGGAGAAGCGGCCGGGCCGGGAAGAGGGGCGGATCTACCCGTCCATCGCCGTGCCCACCGCCGTCGCCACCGACGCCAACGGGAGCGTCATCGTCGCGGGGCACTTCGAGGGTTACGTGGACCTGGGCGGCGGCGAGCTCTACGCGGGACGGATGAGCGAATCGACCGATGATCAGACCCAGTCCCTGTTCCTGGTGAAGTACGACTACAACGGCGGCCACCAGTGGTCGCAGGCCTTCGAGACCGTGGATGAGTGGAGCTCGGCGTCCGCGCTCGCCACGGACGCGGCGGGCAACATCGTGATGGGCGGCCGCGGCAACAACGCCGTGCTCGCGGGCCCGGGTGCCATGGCCGGGGCGGCCTTCGTGGCGCGCTTCACGCCCAACGGCGCGCCGGTGTGGCGCTACGGGTTCAAGGGCAACGTCGGCCGCATCAACGGCGTGGCGCCCCTGCCGGACGGCGGCGCGGCGTTCGCCGGGGACTTCAACGGAGAGTTCACCTTCCAGGGCCAGACGTACACGAGCGGCGATCCGCTCCACGAGTACTGGGCGGATGACGGCATGTTCGGCACGCTCACCGCATCCGGCGGCGAGGGCTGGGTGCGCGTGCTGGCGAACCCGGGCTCCGGTGACACGGGTGAACAGGTGGCGGTGGATGGCGCGGGCAACCTCGTGGTGAATGGCATCGTGGCGTCACCGACGCCGGACCTGGGCGGCGGCGAGCTGGGCACGGTCGGCCTGCCCAGAGCCTACCCGCCCCGGTTCCTGGCCAGCTTCAGCCCCACGGGCGCCCACCGCTGGTCGCGCATGCTGGGCCCTCAGGTGTCCAACGCGTTCATGGCGGTGTTGCCGGACGGCGGCGTCCGGCTGGCCTTCACGTTCGAGGGCTCCACGCCGGTGGGCGCCACGACGTTCTACTCCTCCGGGCTGACGGACATGGGGCTCATCCAGTTCAACCCGTGA
- the folP gene encoding dihydropteroate synthase: MLRARLISRDRPDDLSLVLRRLNLSPRNREHLTRELGYAHVLVTGGRPSYEEELVPPYGSKEREKLPTWTPGGHVDHPGEVLLSGSRQQFDRLIALARKSPRTDGLARALEEALSPAPLPALTLSGRRFEWGTRTYLMGVVNVTPDSFSDGGSLPDAASAVEHALKLVDAGADLVDVGGESTRPGSLPVSADEELSRILQVVEGIKRRSTVPISVDTTKAAVAKEALKAGAHLINDITGFHSDPALAGVVAAAGAACCLMHTQGMPRTMQEAPRYQDVVGEVMDYLEEGMFQATEAGIPRERILLDPGIGFGKTLEHNLFLLRRLEELRGLGQPLLVGTSRKSFLGKLTGGKGPQERLAATLGSVAAMAVLGGADVVRVHDVGETRDALAVADAIRRARGGGDLYGG, from the coding sequence GTGCTGCGCGCACGCCTCATCTCCCGCGACCGTCCCGACGACCTGTCGCTGGTCCTCCGCCGCCTGAACCTGTCCCCCCGCAACCGCGAGCACCTGACGCGCGAGCTGGGCTACGCGCACGTGCTCGTCACCGGGGGCCGCCCCTCCTACGAGGAGGAGCTGGTGCCGCCGTACGGCTCCAAGGAGCGGGAGAAGCTGCCCACCTGGACGCCGGGCGGACACGTGGACCACCCCGGCGAGGTGCTCCTGTCCGGCAGCCGCCAGCAGTTCGACCGGCTGATTGCGCTCGCCCGCAAGTCACCGCGCACGGACGGCCTGGCGCGGGCGCTGGAGGAGGCGCTGTCCCCCGCGCCCCTGCCAGCGCTGACCCTGAGCGGGCGCCGGTTCGAGTGGGGCACGCGCACGTACCTCATGGGCGTGGTGAACGTGACGCCGGACAGCTTCTCCGACGGCGGCAGCCTCCCGGACGCGGCCAGCGCCGTGGAGCACGCGCTGAAGCTGGTGGACGCGGGCGCGGACCTCGTTGACGTGGGCGGTGAATCCACCCGCCCGGGCTCGCTCCCGGTGTCCGCGGACGAGGAGCTGTCGCGCATCCTCCAGGTGGTGGAGGGCATCAAGCGCCGCTCCACCGTGCCCATCTCCGTGGACACCACGAAGGCGGCGGTGGCGAAGGAGGCCCTCAAGGCGGGCGCCCACCTCATCAACGACATCACCGGCTTCCATTCGGACCCGGCGCTGGCGGGCGTGGTGGCCGCCGCGGGCGCGGCGTGTTGCCTCATGCACACCCAGGGCATGCCGAGGACGATGCAGGAGGCGCCTCGCTACCAGGACGTCGTGGGCGAGGTGATGGACTACCTGGAGGAGGGGATGTTCCAGGCCACCGAGGCCGGCATCCCGCGCGAGCGCATCCTCCTGGACCCGGGCATCGGGTTCGGCAAGACGCTGGAGCACAACCTCTTCCTCCTGCGGCGCCTGGAGGAGCTGCGGGGGCTGGGGCAGCCCCTGCTGGTGGGCACCAGCCGCAAGTCCTTCCTCGGGAAACTGACGGGCGGCAAGGGCCCCCAGGAGCGCCTGGCGGCCACCCTGGGCTCCGTGGCGGCCATGGCCGTCCTGGGGGGGGCGGACGTGGTGCGGGTGCACGACGTGGGGGAGACGCGGGACGCGCTGGCCGTGGCGGACGCCATCCGGAGGGCCCGGGGCGGCGGCGACCTGTACGGCGGCTGA
- the glmM gene encoding phosphoglucosamine mutase encodes MAYRMDMPPKEAQKTERLFGTDGVRGVANVYPMTAEVAMRLGRALAYLIRNGPHRHRVIVGKDTRLSGYMLEQALSAGLISMGVDVEQVGPLPTPGISNLTTSMRADAGAVISASHNPYQDNGIKFFWRDGFKLPDETEAKIEELVSSGEIDNIRPTATKIGRAIRLDDARGRYIVYLKATFPRELTLEGMTIVVDCANGAAYRTAPAVLEELGAKVIALGVSPDGKNINHKCGALHPEGLAKAVVKHGAHLGVALDGDADRLIVVDEKGNVVDGDAIMAICTGELVARKELKKKTLVSTVMSNIGLERAVSQWGVKVVRTRVGDRHVVDEMRRNGYSLGGEQSGHLIFLNHTTTGDGTLAALQLLAVMCRQQKPLSELASIFQPVPQTLLNVVVKQKKELGELPTVMKAIKNVEQKLGSNGRVLVRFSGTEPKARVLIEGEDAARNEAYAREIVEALSKALNG; translated from the coding sequence ATGGCGTACAGGATGGACATGCCCCCGAAGGAAGCGCAGAAGACGGAGCGGCTGTTCGGCACGGACGGCGTTCGTGGCGTGGCCAACGTCTATCCGATGACGGCCGAGGTCGCGATGAGGCTCGGCCGCGCCCTGGCGTACCTCATCCGCAACGGTCCGCACCGCCACCGCGTCATCGTGGGCAAGGACACGCGCCTCTCCGGCTACATGCTGGAGCAGGCCCTGTCCGCCGGCCTCATCTCCATGGGCGTCGACGTGGAGCAGGTGGGCCCACTGCCCACGCCCGGCATCTCCAACCTCACCACGTCCATGCGCGCGGACGCGGGCGCGGTGATCTCCGCGTCCCACAACCCGTACCAGGACAACGGCATCAAGTTCTTCTGGCGCGACGGCTTCAAGCTGCCGGACGAGACGGAGGCCAAGATTGAAGAGCTGGTCTCCAGCGGCGAAATCGACAACATCCGCCCCACGGCGACCAAGATTGGCCGGGCCATCCGCCTGGACGACGCGCGCGGCCGCTACATCGTCTACCTGAAGGCCACCTTCCCCCGAGAGCTGACGCTGGAGGGGATGACCATCGTGGTGGACTGCGCCAACGGCGCGGCGTACCGCACGGCTCCGGCGGTGCTGGAGGAGCTGGGCGCGAAGGTCATCGCGCTGGGCGTGTCCCCGGACGGCAAGAACATCAACCACAAGTGCGGCGCGCTCCACCCGGAGGGCCTGGCCAAGGCGGTGGTGAAGCACGGCGCCCACCTGGGCGTCGCGCTGGACGGCGACGCGGACCGCCTCATCGTCGTGGACGAGAAGGGCAACGTCGTGGACGGCGATGCCATCATGGCCATCTGCACGGGTGAGCTCGTCGCGCGCAAGGAGCTGAAGAAGAAGACGCTCGTCTCCACGGTGATGAGCAACATCGGCCTGGAGCGCGCGGTGTCCCAGTGGGGCGTGAAGGTGGTCCGCACGCGCGTGGGCGACCGGCACGTCGTGGACGAGATGCGCCGCAATGGCTACAGCCTGGGCGGCGAGCAGAGCGGCCACCTCATCTTCCTGAACCACACGACCACGGGCGACGGCACGCTCGCGGCGTTGCAGCTGTTGGCCGTGATGTGCCGCCAGCAGAAGCCGCTGTCGGAGCTGGCCTCCATCTTCCAGCCGGTGCCGCAGACGCTGCTCAACGTCGTGGTGAAGCAGAAGAAGGAGCTGGGTGAGCTGCCCACGGTGATGAAGGCCATCAAGAACGTGGAGCAGAAGCTGGGCAGCAACGGCCGCGTGCTGGTGCGCTTCTCCGGCACGGAGCCCAAGGCCCGCGTCCTGATTGAAGGCGAGGACGCGGCGCGCAACGAGGCGTACGCCCGCGAAATCGTCGAGGCGCTCTCCAAGGCGCTGAACGGTTAG
- a CDS encoding pyridoxine 5'-phosphate synthase translates to MGQRLGVNVDHVATLRQARRTVYPDPVTAAAMAELAGARQITIHLREDRRHIQDRDLRILRETVQTLLNLEMAATAEMVKIAYEYKPDVVTLVPERREELTTEGGLEVAGQRESIAKIIKNLKDGEIAVSLFIDPDLDQVRASHKVNADRVELHTGRYCEARNEKERARELARIVDAAKASAKLGMGVAAGHGLNYDNVQAIARIQEIDELNIGHAIVARAVLVGFERAVREMLELMRDPG, encoded by the coding sequence ATGGGACAGCGACTGGGTGTCAACGTGGATCACGTGGCGACGCTGCGGCAGGCGCGGCGCACCGTGTATCCGGATCCGGTGACGGCCGCGGCGATGGCGGAGCTGGCCGGCGCCCGGCAGATCACCATCCACCTGCGCGAGGACCGGCGCCACATCCAGGACCGGGACCTGCGCATCCTCCGCGAGACGGTGCAGACGCTCCTGAACCTGGAGATGGCCGCCACCGCGGAGATGGTGAAGATCGCCTACGAGTACAAGCCGGACGTGGTGACGCTCGTCCCCGAGCGGCGCGAGGAGCTCACCACGGAGGGCGGCCTGGAGGTCGCGGGCCAGCGCGAGTCCATCGCGAAGATCATCAAGAACCTCAAGGACGGGGAGATCGCCGTCTCGCTGTTCATCGATCCGGACCTGGACCAGGTGCGCGCGTCCCACAAGGTGAACGCGGACCGGGTGGAGCTGCACACGGGCCGCTACTGCGAGGCGCGCAACGAGAAGGAGCGCGCGCGGGAGCTGGCGCGCATCGTGGACGCGGCCAAGGCGAGCGCCAAGCTGGGCATGGGCGTGGCCGCCGGGCACGGGCTCAACTACGACAACGTGCAGGCCATCGCTCGCATCCAGGAGATCGACGAGCTGAACATCGGGCACGCCATCGTGGCGCGCGCGGTGCTGGTGGGCTTCGAGCGCGCGGTGCGCGAGATGCTCGAACTGATGCGCGACCCGGGGTAG
- a CDS encoding holo-ACP synthase: MPIVGLGLDLCSIERIQRILDGPRAEAFLARVYTDGERAYCAPRHDAASAYAARFAAKEALVKAMGVPPGVKWRDMEVVREGGPPRFVLSGVAREVMEARGWEAMLALTHDAGVAAATVVLQTR, encoded by the coding sequence ATGCCCATCGTCGGCCTGGGGTTGGACCTCTGCTCCATCGAGCGCATCCAGCGCATCCTCGACGGTCCGCGCGCGGAGGCGTTCCTCGCGCGCGTGTACACGGACGGCGAGCGTGCGTACTGCGCGCCCCGGCACGACGCGGCCAGCGCGTACGCGGCGAGGTTCGCGGCGAAGGAGGCGCTGGTGAAGGCGATGGGCGTGCCTCCGGGCGTGAAGTGGCGGGACATGGAGGTGGTGCGCGAGGGCGGCCCGCCGCGCTTCGTGCTCTCCGGTGTGGCCCGTGAAGTGATGGAAGCGCGGGGGTGGGAGGCGATGCTCGCGCTCACCCATGATGCCGGCGTGGCCGCGGCCACGGTGGTGCTCCAGACGAGGTAG
- a CDS encoding NAD(P)H-hydrate dehydratase, with protein sequence MQRVLTANQMREAEKAAEEQHGMPSGLLMENAGRALAEAARSVAGQGGRFTVLCGPGNNGGDGLVAARFLLEGGARVVVSLVGDTGKMTPEAKRNLQALEGFGESPRAFEALPEAGPGDVVVDALFGTGLKRAPEGVFADAVGTVARWRRAGAKVVAADVPSGLQSDTAEPFSPCVEADVTVAFGFVKPAHELEPGASLCGDVRRVDIGLGGESTRAVSGAELFRVEEKDAREALPRRRADSHKGTYGHVLVVAGSPGKTGAAAMVALSALRSGAGLVTVATRPEALPWVMAHSPEIMGIPLPGEGPLGKGDLEALKAALEGKDALVMGPGIPRGPETGALIGDLLASVEVPAVLDADALNAVAEDLKVLREAKGPVVLTPHPGEMARLWGRTTKDVQAHRVGVALNLATSLNCTVVLKGSRTLIAEAGGRVFINPTGNAGMATGGTGDVLSGVCGALLAQGIPLPKAAWTAVYAHGLAGDLMAQQRGLMGLIATDLLIGLGHVWTRWER encoded by the coding sequence ATGCAGCGCGTGCTCACCGCGAACCAGATGCGTGAGGCCGAGAAGGCCGCCGAAGAGCAGCATGGGATGCCGTCCGGGTTGTTGATGGAGAACGCGGGCCGGGCGCTCGCGGAGGCGGCCCGGAGCGTCGCGGGACAGGGCGGGCGCTTCACGGTGCTCTGCGGCCCCGGCAACAACGGCGGGGATGGCCTGGTCGCCGCGCGCTTCCTCCTGGAAGGCGGTGCCCGGGTGGTGGTGTCGCTGGTGGGGGACACCGGCAAGATGACCCCGGAGGCGAAGCGCAACCTCCAGGCGCTGGAGGGCTTCGGTGAGTCGCCCCGCGCCTTCGAGGCGCTGCCGGAGGCGGGCCCGGGCGACGTGGTGGTGGACGCCCTCTTCGGCACCGGCCTGAAGCGCGCGCCGGAGGGCGTCTTCGCGGACGCTGTCGGCACGGTCGCGCGGTGGCGGCGCGCGGGGGCGAAGGTGGTGGCAGCGGACGTGCCGTCCGGCCTGCAGAGCGACACGGCTGAGCCCTTCTCTCCGTGCGTGGAGGCGGACGTCACGGTGGCCTTCGGCTTCGTGAAGCCCGCGCATGAGCTGGAGCCCGGCGCTTCGCTGTGCGGCGACGTGCGGCGCGTGGACATCGGCCTGGGCGGTGAGTCCACTCGCGCGGTGTCCGGGGCGGAGCTGTTCCGCGTGGAGGAGAAGGATGCGCGCGAGGCACTGCCCAGGCGCCGCGCGGATTCGCACAAGGGCACCTACGGCCACGTGCTGGTGGTGGCGGGCAGCCCGGGCAAGACGGGCGCCGCCGCGATGGTGGCCCTGTCCGCGCTGCGCAGCGGGGCGGGGCTCGTCACGGTGGCCACGCGTCCGGAGGCGCTGCCGTGGGTGATGGCGCACTCGCCGGAGATCATGGGCATCCCGCTGCCGGGTGAAGGCCCGCTGGGCAAGGGCGACCTGGAGGCCCTCAAGGCCGCGCTGGAGGGCAAGGACGCGCTGGTGATGGGCCCGGGCATCCCCCGGGGCCCGGAGACGGGCGCGCTGATTGGCGACCTGCTGGCGTCCGTGGAGGTGCCCGCGGTGCTGGACGCGGACGCGCTCAACGCGGTGGCCGAGGACCTCAAGGTGCTGCGGGAGGCGAAGGGGCCCGTGGTGCTCACGCCGCACCCGGGAGAGATGGCGCGGCTGTGGGGCAGGACGACGAAGGACGTGCAGGCGCACCGCGTGGGCGTGGCGCTCAACCTGGCCACGTCGCTCAACTGCACGGTGGTGCTCAAGGGCTCGCGCACGCTCATCGCGGAGGCCGGTGGGCGCGTGTTCATCAACCCCACGGGCAATGCGGGCATGGCCACCGGCGGCACGGGCGACGTGCTGTCGGGCGTGTGCGGCGCGCTGCTCGCGCAGGGGATTCCGCTGCCCAAGGCCGCGTGGACGGCCGTCTACGCACACGGGCTCGCGGGCGACCTGATGGCCCAGCAGCGTGGGTTGATGGGCCTCATCGCCACGGACCTGCTGATTGGGCTGGGACACGTCTGGACGCGGTGGGAGCGATGA
- the tsaE gene encoding tRNA (adenosine(37)-N6)-threonylcarbamoyltransferase complex ATPase subunit type 1 TsaE, with product MSGAEQPTRSRRLVSPSPEETHRLGVKLGQLLQPGDFVGLIGDLGAGKTHLVRGVAAGAGVAESEVASPTFAIVYPYAGRIPLYHADLYRLTDYDELYATGFLDLVGGDHAMLVEWLDRIPQAAPRDFLRVTLRHAGEDARSLDVEAFGARPAALLEAWLG from the coding sequence ATGAGCGGCGCGGAGCAGCCCACTCGCTCGCGGCGACTCGTGTCTCCGTCGCCGGAGGAGACGCACCGGCTGGGCGTGAAGCTGGGACAGCTGCTCCAGCCCGGGGACTTCGTGGGGCTGATTGGCGACCTGGGCGCGGGCAAGACGCACCTGGTGCGCGGCGTGGCGGCAGGGGCGGGCGTGGCGGAGTCCGAGGTGGCCAGCCCCACCTTCGCCATCGTGTACCCGTATGCGGGCCGCATCCCGCTGTACCACGCGGACCTGTACCGCCTGACGGACTACGACGAGCTGTACGCCACCGGGTTCCTGGACCTGGTGGGCGGCGACCACGCGATGTTGGTGGAGTGGCTGGACCGCATCCCCCAGGCGGCGCCGCGCGACTTCCTGCGCGTCACGCTCCGCCATGCGGGAGAGGACGCGCGGAGCCTCGACGTGGAGGCCTTTGGCGCGCGTCCGGCCGCGTTGCTCGAGGCGTGGCTGGGCTGA
- a CDS encoding class II glutamine amidotransferase: MCRLFGFRSAVPAAVHTALVTERNSLLIQSREHKDGWGIATYGMESSPLVAHGVGPAHSDPDFERVSSQVSARTVVAHIRLASVGAVELRNSHPFHFGRWSFVHNGTLREFAKHKASVEALIHPELRCNIKGTTDSERCFYLFLSRLSARGPLDGTVSVEAMAQALAETMTLVATLTDVPGSREPKERSAMNFLVTDGEAMVATRRNRTLFISSGIGGCPEALRGPNTGVPLQQFLVASESLCGGPHWVPVDEEDVVGVDSRLTFHRWKVQTLADGVLNPRPPEQHATV, encoded by the coding sequence ATGTGCCGATTATTTGGATTCAGGAGTGCTGTTCCCGCTGCTGTCCATACCGCCCTTGTGACGGAGAGGAATTCCCTCCTCATCCAGTCGCGTGAGCACAAGGACGGTTGGGGTATCGCCACGTACGGGATGGAGTCCTCGCCGCTCGTCGCACATGGCGTGGGCCCCGCGCACAGCGACCCCGACTTCGAGCGCGTGTCGAGCCAGGTCTCCGCGCGCACGGTGGTGGCGCACATCCGCCTTGCGAGCGTGGGCGCGGTGGAGCTGCGCAACTCGCACCCGTTCCACTTCGGCCGCTGGTCCTTCGTGCACAACGGCACGCTGCGCGAGTTCGCGAAGCACAAGGCCTCCGTGGAGGCGCTCATCCACCCGGAGCTGCGCTGCAACATCAAGGGCACCACGGACAGCGAGCGCTGCTTCTACCTGTTCCTGTCGCGGCTGTCGGCGCGCGGGCCGCTCGACGGCACGGTGAGCGTGGAGGCGATGGCGCAGGCGCTCGCGGAGACGATGACGCTGGTGGCCACGCTGACGGACGTGCCGGGGAGCCGCGAGCCGAAGGAGCGCTCCGCGATGAACTTCCTCGTCACGGACGGCGAGGCGATGGTGGCCACGCGCCGCAACCGCACCCTGTTCATCTCCTCTGGCATCGGCGGGTGTCCGGAAGCGCTGCGCGGGCCGAACACGGGCGTGCCGCTGCAACAGTTCCTGGTCGCCAGCGAGTCGCTGTGCGGCGGGCCGCACTGGGTGCCGGTGGATGAAGAGGACGTGGTGGGCGTGGACTCGCGGCTCACGTTCCACCGCTGGAAGGTGCAGACGCTGGCGGACGGGGTGCTGAACCCTCGGCCGCCGGAGCAGCACGCCACGGTCTGA